The Lolium rigidum isolate FL_2022 chromosome 2, APGP_CSIRO_Lrig_0.1, whole genome shotgun sequence genomic interval gctgagttccaacggcaactagaccagtagaagcgggagattcagcagcagcagcgggagattaatgaatataccatttgaatattactaccgaaaggaggagatccatattgagatgaatgaactctggcagttattcaatttagaagccctcgacaaatctctcatgagttgctattgcttgtaagttgttaactacatataagttcattttcattcagcttcatgttcgttttcattgcatatactcattatatcttatgtgttctcttacgcgatcgaagatcagtgaatgcaaaagtaataatattatcaatattgggtttgttgacccagataaaatacatgttgaaacggtaaagcataaaggccaaaaaacggggggaaacctactaagatttttgggggagcaatatttctgtgattcaatattgtttccttacaactacgagtgagagtcttaatgatcttttatgcacattcaatttttcttactcgatgttaagtgtaattcccgacgtatatacataacatgtgcggcttccactcggattctaccggacattcaacccgataagggaatagttgaagtaagagacccaccgagtagaggcgtgtacgggttccgcgacttgcagaagttgctccaagtgtaatttccttcatcgccgcgctatatctttcgtgagatatcaattaattatccactcattcaatcattcttttgcctagcAGGGCTTGGAGAGCTTTCAAGAAACATCATAAGGAGggtacctgggcagagaagctaacatttactcctgtaccgtgccctcggcagccacaagggacgaatctatgtggatactacgtttgcgagtccattcgcatgttaaccactaagaagcagaacaaaaataaattcaacgtaagcaataacattcacaactttatttattatcgtcaatatttcgttatcaaggttgatatagtcatactcatctcattttcgtatataggtcgacttcatgcgggacagactccaaccaaaggaacacctactaggaattgcggaggaactggcgggacttttggtcagagaagtactaaacaacaaaggcttgtttagtccaaatagatgctctacctccaaatagacggtcgttagtaccgcttgtcgatcgtgagctacatgtatatatatatgtaagggaaatctacatgtaaggggaatcgacttttgctttcaatatttgtttgatcgatttatatatatataatgaatgaacgtgtaccacttctagtagcgtacaaatatatgcaacttttattttcgaatgaaaaaatgaaataacaggcggtcggtggcgggggggtgggtgctgcacccctcaaaccctaaagcagcagcgttgccttttgtcgcgggtggtaataccgcccgcgacaaaagggcatgTCCCTTGCGCgccccgcgcctgccacgtggtggactatatgtcgcgggtggtaagcgacccgcgacaaaaggtggaccttttatCGCGCCTCTTTTGTCGCGGAtggccacccgcgacaaaaggcccttaccacccgccacaaaagccctgttttccactagtgattcaTAATCCTGAAACTAGAACTATTCCTtccgttccaaattaattgacaaagtggagtcaattaatttagatcggaGGTAGTAATAAAAATTATAAAGAAGGTCTTCTGCTACCTAGTCACAACTACAAGCACTCGAACGAACAGAAGACACGCCGATGTCCTCGCCCCTCTCTCACTAGAGCTAGGCATTGTCATAGTCAATGGATGATAGTAGCAGCCATCGCCGATAAAGAGAAGCATAGATGGAGACGAATCTCCACAACGCCCTCCAACGACGCTAGACATATCATTGGAATGGAGGTTGGACGGGAGAACCTTATTCCATCTTCAAAAAGTCGCCACCGTCACACTTTTTATGAGTGGGACACCAACCCTAAACGAatcgagagagaaaaaaaagacgAAGCCCAACTGTCAACAAGGACCGGGATCCACCGTGCCTCCATGGCCCTAAGGCCACAGGAGGCGAGGTTGATTACTGGCGGCATCGGTGGGAGGTATAGAAATACCTAATTGCCTccgagtctctcaaggagaaaatgGGTACGCTCATTCCGCTATCTTTATATTTTCTCTATTTCACTCGGGCCATTTATTATAAATAAGAATTAATTAggactatcttttttttttgaaattcattcGGGTGGAAACCCGACAAGCTGCTATTAATACTGGAGTACAAAGAGACCCTAAAAGATACACAAATTACATAGGGGCCTAGATTATACAAAGAGGACcctgaagaaaaataaaaaacgcgATCCAGTCCTCCGTCTTCCTCCTCCAGATCAGGATCGGCCTACGGACTGCAGATTCATCTCCGGGGACATACCACTTGACGACGAAGCGCAGAAGAACACCGTTGGGCACAGCAGAGCAGCGGCGGAGCGGCAACCCTACTGCCATTCAGTCCAACGCCAAAAAGCATCGGATAAGAGCTCCAAGACGAAGTCACCTCCGCCATCAAGCAACCCCCGCAAGCCAGCCACCACTATGAGGGCTTGAGCAAGCGAGAGAGAGAGGCGGCCGCGACCAGTACTGCGCCATCAGCAGAAGAGAGAAGCCCCGCTGCATGACACCTCCCgccccctcgcctccacggccggtcaGGCCGAAAGAAATCAAGCAGCTCACCCCCGTGCCCACCTctcccgccaccatggccggccaaggagaCAAGGAAGCCATCTTCTCGCCAGTAGACGACTCCTAGGTGCCTTATCGAAGAGCATGGCCACCGACGAACTCCAGACAAGATCCACCATGGAtctggagagaggtcgccgacgaCGGGCCACCTGGTGCCGCACCAGAGCACCAGAGAGACACTCCGCCCTTGCCACCTCGAAATCAAGCTGTTGACGCCAACTCCGACCACACCCCCtcaccaccaaggccggccaggagcgGAAGAAGAGGCTTCAAGAGAATCTCGAAGGAGATGACACAGACCTTATTGCTGAGATCGGTCGAGGAGGGGGTCCCTGGACTCCGGCCGCCGGAGCAGAGAGAGACACCGCCAGAACTCGGCCCGCTCTGGACCTGGCCATGAACCAGAGCTTCTACTCCTATCATAACCAGCAAACCGCCGGGAATCTACTCCTATACTAGAGAACTACCTCTGGCGCCTCacctccgccacctccggccggcaTCGCCGCCGGAAGGGCTCGGGATCGGCCCAGATCTCGTGGAAGAGGCTATGTCTACTGTAGCGAGCAGAGAGAGGGGTTGGGGGAAAGAAGAATTTGCTACTTCTTATTGACTCTAATCCTCTCAAGCCAGCTCTGTCGCTGTCGTGGGATACGTTGTGGCGTCCATAGCTTCAGATCTGATATCCCATGACGTCCTAGGTCATTGCTTTGTGCAATGTGACCATGGCACTGTGAGGACGACGCCATGCAAAAGGTCagtttctgaagaaaaaaaatcaaaattgatTTATTTTATGTTGCATTTTCAGAAAATGGTTTAAGTTGATCCATTTTCACTCTGGGCAAGGCGTGGCAGAGCACAGCGGAACAGAGCAGGGCTAGCGCGTCGCAGTTGGTGTTGATCCGGTGATGGAGACCGGTCAAGGCCGTACCGTCCGCCCTCATGATGAAGACAGGCGTCATTGCCTGCCTCGCCTACCGAACCAAAGTCTGCGCGCAACTCCAGAAGAGTACTCCCTCTCTGCACCGCCTCCCTGCCCGCAGTCTTCCCCCTCGCCTCCAAagggaaacaaacaaagcaaGTAAACCCGAGATGATGGCCTCGTTTTGCCCTCTCCCGGTCCCCCTCCGTTTCCCGTCACATTCCCCACACTGCCACTGGGGATGATCGATTGATCGATAGGAGAGACCGTCTCGTCGCTGCGTTTCTGTCCCCCACCGCAAGAAAGAAAACAGCCAGCCTCCTGCCCCTGCCACATCAACCccggaaagaaagaaaagcaAGAGCCAGTCGAGACGAGTGCAAACAAACTTCCCACACGCTAAACATCCACGCCAGATTCCTTCCTCCCCCACCTCCGCTCCACTCCACTACCCCATCATGGCGGGACGGCGCGCCCAGTTATAAGCCCGGCCAGCCACCCAGCGGGAACACCCGGATCATTTTCCTGATTACTCACCAGCGGCGAGCCGGCGCCGACCGATGGGCTGCAACgggtccaagctcgacgccattgGCTGCATGGGCTCCCGGCTCGACGACCAGGAGGCCGTCGCGCTCTGccgcggccgcgccgacctgctcgcgcacgccgcgcgccgccgcgacGCGCTCGCCGCCGCGCACGCCCAACTCGCCGCCTCCCTCGCCTCCGTCTCATCctccctccacctcctcctcctcgcctccaacCAGCCGGTGCTCACGCTCCCCGTCGCCGCGCCCAAAACCGTCGacgaccctccgccgccgccagcggaCCACAAGCCCTCCTCGCCCCCGCACTCCTCGTCGCACATCGACttcgcgtcctccacctccgggTCCGACTCCggctccgtctcctcctccccgacccaccacctcgccgccagccaccactcccaccaccaccacaacccgTACCCGCACCCGTTCCCGCATTACGGCTACGGCTACGCCTACGCGCCCGACCATCCTCCGTACGGCTACCCGTACCCGCCCGTGCAGGGCTCCCTCCAGCTCCACTACGCGCGGAGCCGCCCGCCCCCGGCCTCCGTCGCCGTCCAGCACCCCGAGGCCCCGTCGGCACGCGTCTACGAGTTCGGCTCCGTCGAGCCGGCGCGGTACTACGCATACAGGGGCGAGCCCGTGGCGGCGTCAGGCAGGGCGGCGGCCGagcccacgccgtcgccgcccaggGCCAGCTCCTGGGACTTCTTCAACGTCTTCCACGGCTACGACGTCCACGACAACTACTGCTACGAccacgccgccggcgccggcgccacggGGACCGCCACGCCGTACACGTCCAGCCGGTGCTCGCGGGACGTGCGGGAGGAGGAGGGCATCCCGGAcctcgaggacgaggacgacgacgccgTCGTCGTCAAGGAGGTCTCCAGCGAGCGCGCCCTTCACGAGACCGGCCGGCGCAGCGAAGAGGAGAGCTGCGTTGCCGATAAGGGGGTGGTCGCCGGGGGCGGCACGGCGCGACACCAGGCGCCGGCGCAGCCTAATGCAGTGCCTCCCGTGCCGCCGGCGCACCGGAAGTCTTCTGGGAGCGCGGACGTTGCCGGCGAGATCAAGGCGCAGTTCGTCCGAGCGGCCGAAGCGGTCTGGGCGCTCGCGCCAGTACTGGAGGTCGAGAAACGCAATTACCAGCACCATAATCGCCGGAGCTCAGTGTACCACGGTGAGCTACCTGTACTAGTTTCACGGACTTGCATATATTCTGAATTGCTTACTGCTCCGTATGTACATTAATTTTTTTGCGGTCAGCTATTTGTTCCTGAAGGAACTGGCATACATTCCAGTTGCTTGGTGTCACTGATCGATTTATTGGTGTTTCAAAACAGTTTCGTCTGGGATGGTGTCGTCGACTGCGTTGCCGGATTCAGGGTACAGAGGCGAAGAGTTGGATGTCGGAGGAAGGGAGAAGCTGACGGGTGGGAGGAGCTTATCTTTGACCCTGCAGAGACTCTATATCTGGGAGAAGAAATTATACAACGAGGTTAAGGTATGTATTTACAATGTGAAATATTCAGTTTGGTTTTCGTTAAGTAATGTCTGAATTTACTCTGTGCTGTAATGATACGTGACTAACTTAGAACTATCTCTTGTTCCAATACTCTATCAAGTTAATTGATTAGTATGAAGGATGCAAATCTCTTGCTAGAATCCTGTTGTAAGTTTGAAACAACTGGTTACAAACCTACAGGTCTTAGCTGAGAGCATGCTGTCCATTTTATAATGCCAGCTACAGAAAGATAAAATGTCGATCCTAGCA includes:
- the LOC124690511 gene encoding protein ROLLING AND ERECT LEAF 2-like, which translates into the protein MGCNGSKLDAIGCMGSRLDDQEAVALCRGRADLLAHAARRRDALAAAHAQLAASLASVSSSLHLLLLASNQPVLTLPVAAPKTVDDPPPPPADHKPSSPPHSSSHIDFASSTSGSDSGSVSSSPTHHLAASHHSHHHHNPYPHPFPHYGYGYAYAPDHPPYGYPYPPVQGSLQLHYARSRPPPASVAVQHPEAPSARVYEFGSVEPARYYAYRGEPVAASGRAAAEPTPSPPRASSWDFFNVFHGYDVHDNYCYDHAAGAGATGTATPYTSSRCSRDVREEEGIPDLEDEDDDAVVVKEVSSERALHETGRRSEEESCVADKGVVAGGGTARHQAPAQPNAVPPVPPAHRKSSGSADVAGEIKAQFVRAAEAVWALAPVLEVEKRNYQHHNRRSSVYHVSSGMVSSTALPDSGYRGEELDVGGREKLTGGRSLSLTLQRLYIWEKKLYNEVKSEEKMRLLLAKNSKRLKFLDQKGVEAHKIEETQKLVRKLSTKIGIAVRVIAKVTKKIDRVRDEELCPQIKALIQGFVKMWQEKLECFQIQCEAISLAKNLDSDISGGISRDLAMELEVDLVKCIVNFSSWVNAQRSFVKALNGWLALCLNYRQEETPDGARPCSPGRVDAPLVFTICSSWSQAMDRISEKEVVTAMQALVSSVRNLCEYKNVEQSEQIMMTREREKLNKILARKSVEINKEADTLNRKLALVPGRQNLLPTVQTYQAHFFEADSLQVSLRRVLQALESFASSSLQAFQETLRHAEGEILSRENAKVS